A stretch of DNA from Candidatus Binatia bacterium:
GAGCCACCGCCGAGCCCACCCCGTCGGCCACATCGGCGCGATAACCCTGTTGTTGGCAAATATGTTGGAGCTGCCGCCGGATCAAAGGGTCATCATCCACGATCAATATGGCGCCTTTTCCCATCGCCGCGGTCCCTTTGCACTCTCAACCGGGAAACGCAAAATCCATGTCTTCGATCCCTCCGTTTCCTCGCACCACCCGAATTCACCCCCTTGGCTGACCATCAGCTTTTCCACGACGGCATGGCACAACTCCAAAGCGGCGGTGACCCGTGGGTGGCACGGGCCCGCACGTAGACTGACACACAGCTTACTGGCCTCCAGACGGGTTTCCAATCTCACTTCCGCACCCACGACAGCCCCATCTGCATGCAGCAAAAGCGGCAGGTAGCCCAAGGCAGTGTTCACCGCGAACGGATCCAAGCGCAGCCCCACACCCAAAATTTCGGGGTTCGGCGCCTGGATTTGCACCGTGTACTGGCGTGCAAGCGCCGCAACCAGACTGTCCAGAAGCTCTGGAGCGGGCAGCGGCTCGAATCGCATCGGAGCCTCGCTCAAGTAATCCAGCAACAAGCGTAGCACCTGATCGAGCTCTACTAGGGTCTTGTTCATCGGCCCGGCGAACGTACTCTCCGACTCGTGGAGAGCTTGCTCCATTGCACGCAGGCGTTGCAACAAATTCCCCAGCCAGTGCGCAGCAGCGTCAACGGCTTCCCTTCGAATCACCAGAAGGTATTCTTTTGTCGCCGTGATCGGTCGGTTGCCCCGAAGTTCATCCATTGCTCGGGCGCACCTCTACGTTGGCGCTACCGGAATGCGAATCACAGGGTTCGTAAAGCTCGACAAATACCGTTCGCCCGCCCTCGATTCTCCGAATCAACAACCAGTCACCTTTATACCCTTTGTGGTCGAATGGGCCGAGACTGATGTGCGTGCGCGGCCCGCCATTAATCGCCGGAAGCATGCGCACTTTTTCTAGCCCTTCTTTCAGCCCTCTCGGCGTCAGTAGCGGCGCGCGCGCAAGCCCTTCCGCAACAAGCATGGCCGTATCCCAGCTCAAGGCTGTCACCGTGTGATCACAGCGGCGCCCCACAGCTTGCGCAACCCGATCCAAAACCGGCTGCAGTCGGGGGTTATCCTCGCAAAACTGATCGATGCCGTACCAGCCTTCCAAAGCGGCCATCCACTCCGGCTTGGCGTAGCAAAACTGGAAGGCTGTGGTCATGATCCGCGGTGGGTGCCAACCGAGCTTGTCGAACAGCGGCCCCAGCAGAATCGTCGGGTAGCCGTAACCCAAATACGCCAAACAGTCGGGGCTTGCCGTCTTGAGTTTACGCAGCAGAGACTCCAGATCTTCCGGAGTCTGGCTGGTGTATCCCTCGGCTACAATGTCCAAGGTGTGTCGCTCGGCGAAGAAACGAAAATTCTGCGAGTACTCGATTCCACCGGGGCTCAGTTCGTGGATCATCGCCACACGCTGAAACCCTCGACGGCAAATCCAGTTTGCCATTAAAGCGGCCTCCTCGGCCAAGCCTCCGTTTCCCAGGTTGAAACAATATTCGCCGAAGTACCGCTCTGTGCCCGTCCAGGTAATGGCCGGCACGCCACAGCGTTCGATCTCGGGTGCCAGAGCGAGCGAGTTGTCGGTGATCAGCGGCCCGATGACGCCAAGCACACCCGCGTCGACGAGTTCCCGGTAACCGAGAATCGTGTTACGCGCTTCCAGTCGCGGTAAACCGATTGCCTCTTTCACCACCAGCTCGACCGGCCGCGGCAGCCGGCCACTCGCCTCTGCACAAGCAAACGCCAGACGTAGCGTGGCGAGAAAAGCGTCCTTCGTACCCATGTCAATGTCGATGAGCACGCCGATCTTCACAGGTGCAAAGGGCAAGCCGTGCGGAGTTTTCCCTGTCGCCGCCATGAGCTCCCTCTCCTCTCGCTATCGAAGTCGCCCCCCTTTTGTGGAAAAGGCGGTCTCCTAGATGCCCGAAGCGAACTGCGCTGTGCAAGCCCTTTTCCCTCGCCTTGGTCACGGAACGGCACGTCGCCGCGCGAACCTTTTAAAAGGACAAGGGCCGGTTGGTTGACTTTTGCCGCATTTCCGGCGTACGTTGCTTTATCGGTTGCCCTAATGATCTGGCGCAAAGGGCGGGCAAGGAGTCGGTGGAGTGGAGCGCCTGCGTATTGGAGTCGTTGATCGATCCCCCAGTGTCCGGGAGACTGTGGCCATTGTGCTGCGTGAGCACGAGGTCAGCCGCTTTTCGCCTGAGGCGTTTGCCAGCCTCCCGGAACCGTTTCGCGGGGATGTTTTGATCTTGGAATGGGGAGCAATTTCCGCCGAAGTGTTGGGACGCTTAGCCCCAGGCGTTCCGGTATTGTGGCTTCACGGCACCAACGAACCAGCCCCGGAACCAGGAGCACTCCCGCGCCTTTTCCTTCCCCACGCCTTGCGCAAGCGCGTTCGCGAAGTCCACGACGCATCCCAGGCTTCACAGCCACGAGAGGCGTGGGTTCTGCCTGGCTTTCCGTCGGGCCTTCTGCCTGAGGGTGCCATAGAAACGATTCGCGGGGTTCTGCGTACTCAGTTGCCGACGATCGTTTGCGGTGAGCCTGGCGCCGGCAAGCTCAGACTCGCCCGGGCCATACATGTGGCCAGTGGCAACCGCTTCTTTCACCGCGTAAGCGCTGCCGCCCCCGAATCCGGCCTGGTGGAACTGGTGCGGTCGCAGGCCGAGGCCGGGCCGGTCACCGTGTGCTTCGAAAGCTTTGAGCGCGTTTCTTCGGCTGGTGAGCAAGCGCTGGCCCAGTTGCTCGACCTTTCCTCCGGCTCATCCGTAAAGGTGTGGGTGGTCGCGCTCAGCCGGTGCACCCTGGACGACCTCGCAGAAAAGGGCAACGTACCCCTTCTTCGCCGCCTCGGCGTATTCGTCGTGACAATTCCCCCACTGCGCCAGCGGGGCGAGCAGCTTTCCGCGATCATCCAGGCGGAGGCCCTGCGGCTCAGCAGCGTGCTGCGGGTTCCCCCCGCCACCTTTACGCCGGAAGCTTTGGAGCGCCTACGACACTATCTTTGGCCGGGCAACCTCTCCGAGCTCGAAACCGTCCTCGCTAGAACGATGACGCTTGTCCGCCATCGCCCCATTGCAGCGGATGAAATCCTGTTCGAGGCTCCCGTCGCATCGGTCGCGGTGGCAAGCTCGGCGAATCCGACGCCAGCGCAGGCAACCACACCGGACCTGGAATCACAAGCCGAAAGCACTGCGCGGCAACTCGAGGTACTGCTCAATGAGCTGGCCCACGAACTCAAAAATCCACTCGTAACCATCAAAACGATCAGCCAGCACTTGGAGAGGCTCCTCAGCGACGAAGCAGGGCGGGAGCAGGTCACCCAGCTTGCTGGCGAAGCCGTAGATCGAATGGACCAGCTTCTCGAAAATCTTCTTCGTTTCGCTCGTTTTGGTGCGCCGAATATTCAGACCACGTCGCTCAACGCCATTCTCGCGCCCGCTCTGGCCGACCTGGCTCCGCTGGTGGCCGAAAAGCAAGTCATCCTGCACTATGCCCCGAGCGAACACCGCGCGATCGCGGGCGACCCAAACCAATTGTCCTTTGCCATGACGAATCTGCTGCGCGCCGTCGTTCGCGACCTCGAGGAGGGAAGTACCCTGGCCATTCAGGCCGTGGGCGGGGGAACGGAGTTAGATATCCGCTTTCCGGCACCGAAGGCAGCTTTGGTGGAGCGACTCTCGGAATACGTGGATTGGTCCGAGCCACAAGGTCGCAACATCGAACCCTTGGGCTTCCTCATCGCGCGGTCGTTGTTGTACCGCAACACCGCTAGTTTTGCGGAACAACCCGAAGGCTCGATGCGCTGTATCACTGTAAAGTTTACTCCTGCAAAGGAGATGACGGCTGACTATGCTCAAGCGACGCGTCCTAGTCGTGGATGACGAACCGAGCGTTCGCCAGTCACTGACGTTGATTCTCAAAGATCAGTACGAAGTTTTGACGGCCAGCACCGGACAAGCAGCTTTCGACGTGCTCGCCCACACGCCGGTGGATGTAGTGCTCTTGGACATCCTGCTTCCGGGCATGGACGGGCTCGAAGTTTTGGAAAAACTCAAGCAGCGGGTACCTTCCCCTCAGGTCATCATGTTGACCGCCACGAAAACGGTCAAAACCGCAGTGACCGCCATGAAACTGGGCGCTTTCGACTATGTTACCAAGCCGTTCGATGTGGAAGAGTTACTTTTACTGGTCGAACGCGCGGTCCAGTCTGCCGCCCTGGTCGAGGAGGTCGAGCATCTCCGCTCGGAAGTTGGCCAGCGCTACAGCTTCGAGAACATCATCGCCCGCTCGAGCAAAATGCAGGAAATCTTGCGTACTGTGGCCCGTGTCGCGCCACTGAAGACGACGGTGTTGATCACGGGCGAGAGTGGCACGGGAAAGGAGCTTATTGCCAAGGCGCTTCACTACCACAGCCCCCGCGCACACCGGCCGCTGGTTACATTGAACTGCGCAGCCATCCCGGAAAACCTGTTGGAAAGTGAACTCTTCGGCCATGAGCGTGGGGCATTCACCGATGCCCACGCCCGCAAATTGGGGCAGTTTGAATTTGCCGACCAAGGCACGATTTTCCTCGACGAAATTGGTGAAATGCACCCCTCGATCCAAGCCAAAATCTTGCGCGTGCTGGAGCAGGGGGAGTTTCTGCGAGTCGGAGGCAATCAGCCCATTCGGGTGGACGTGCGCGTGATCGCCGCAACCAACCGCGACCTCGAGGAAGGGATGCGGGAGGGACGCTTTCGCTTGGACCTTTACTACCGCCTCAACGTCGTCTCCCTTCAAATTCCCCCCCTGCGGGAACGACGCGAGGACATCGTCCCTCTCATCCGGCACTTCTTGACTCTCAAATCCCGCGAACTCGGTATTCCCGAGAAGTCCTTCTCCAGCGAAGCCCTAGACTTGCTCCTCGCTTATTCCTGGCCTGGGAACGTGCGCGAGCTGGAAAACGTGGTCGAACGAGCAATGGTGCTTTCTACGCAAAAGGTGATGCAGCCAGCCGACCTGCCTGAATACATCGCCAATCCACGGCAAGCCCAATTCCACCCCGTCCAGCAAAGCGTGCTGCGAGGCGAAACTCGCTTGAGCGAAGCCGTAGACCAGTTCGAGCAAGAACTCATTCGCCGCGCGCTGGAGCAGGCGCAGTACAATCAGACACGTGCCGCTGAGATTCTGGGAACGACGCGCCGTATCCTCAAATACAAAATGGACAAGCTCGGTATCCGTCCCGAGGGTCCTCAGGCGTAGGAGCCCAAAAGTCCACGGCTGACTGCACCATTGCTCTACGCGCCCCTGTTCTTTCATTGACCTTACCGGGCGAGGGCGTGACAAATCTGTCACCGGCGTACGAAAATGTACGGGGGGCCACCGCAGCTAAATCAGCGGTGTGTTTTCGGTACGGTACGGGGGAAAGACGCGCCAGCGCGGAATTTTTGCCACGGCAGATGCAATGCACCTTAACAAGGTAACTGGCAGTGCTGCGCTGGTATGGTTCGTGCTTCTCGGGCCACCTGTATGCACGAAACCGAGCAACCTGTGGAACGCCCCACTTTGCTGGTTGTCGACGACGAAGTCGGCCCAGCCGAGGCCCTACGGATGGTGTTCCATCCCCACTACCGCGTGCTCATCGCGCGTCGTGGCGAGGAGGCGTTGGATCTTCTTCGCCACGAAGCTGTGGACGTCGTCACCCTCGACCTGCGGATGCCCCACATGACCGGGGTAGAGGTCCTTCGCGCCATCAAGTCGGAGTTTCCGGATGTCGAGGTCATTATTATTACCGCGTACGCTTCGCTGGACACTGCGTTGCAGGGGCTGCGTTGGGGAGCCTTCGACTACATTATTAAGCCCTTCGATGTCCCGCACATCGCCGAGCTGGTCGATCGCGCCGTTAAACGCCGGCGCACCCGACTGCACGGCCGGCGCACCCCCGAGCGCTTCCTCGGTAACGTCTCCCACGAGCTTCGCACTCCGTTGAGCGCGATCATTGGGTACAGTTCGATCCTGGCTGAGGAGTTGACCGGAAAGATTGACGCCGAGCAACTCACAGCTCTGCAGCGGATCCAGGTCAATGCCATCGAGCTTCTCGACCTCATCGAGGGAATCCTCATTCTGAACGCGATCGATGCCGGCGAGATTCCCGTTGTGGTCAGCGAATTTGACGTCGTGGATGTTTTGCGCAGGGTCGTGGAGCAATTCCACCTTGCGGGTCAAGATCGCGGGATCGACTTCGCCTTCGAGACACCGGCTGCGAGTCTCCTGATCCAGAGCGACGCACAAAAAATCGAACGGATTGTGCGAGCCTTGCTGGATCACGTCCTCAAGTACAGCACCGACGGAGGGATCACAGTACGTCTCGAAGGAGAACCCCACTCCTACGGGATCCGCATTAGCGTCTTCGACGCAGGCACGGCCATCGATCCGGAAGAGTTGCAGGCAGCGATTCAGGGCTTTCTTGCGGATGATTTCGCCGGTCGCCGCCGCGATCGAGGATTGGGAATCGGCCTGCGTGTCGCTGCGCAATTTACGCGGATGCTCGGCGGGCGCATTCATGTTGAACCCCAGTCTCCCGGAGGCACCAAAGTAACGGTCGAGATTCCCATCTGGCGGCTGGCGCCGCGCGTGCGGGTTCACTGAGCAAAGGAAAGGAAAACCAATGGCAGCGTTGGAAGGCACGTCCCGAAAAGCCTGGATTTACTGCCCGCAATGTAACGAGGCGGAGTTGTTGCGTAGTTCCGGGCCCGATCTGCTTCCGGCAGCGGAGCGACAAGAGGCATTGGTAGAGTTTCTCGAACGACACGCCGGGCACACCGTCACCCAACTCGTACCTGTCCCTCTAGGCGCATACTTGTACTCGGGCCCGCTATGGGCTCCGGAAACGACGATTTGGATCGAAGTCACCGATGGTCGAGAAACCTTCGTTCTAGAGGGTTCGCGGGAACGGTTGGGAGAGCCGCGACGTTATCGCAGGCGCCGCGGGTTTCAGCTACGACCCGTGACCATCTTGTGGCTCGATCCTGCCCGAGCGCTGCAAGCCTGGACACGAACGTTTACTGCCTTGGCCGCGCCGCGCTTCGGAGAGCAGCTCGTGATAGAGGCTCAAAGGCTACTGAGAGAAACAGATCCCGCTACCATCGAACCCGAATTCGACGACGGTGAAGATCCGACTCTCTCTTTTGCCGGTTGGCCACCTTCTTTACGGGAAACACTGATGTCGTATGGAGAAACCCTGCTCCCTCGCGCCACCCACCGGCAGTGGACCCGCTTCGTCACAGAAGAGTGCCAGGCCCACGGTGCGTGGGCGATTCACGTGATCGCCGGTGCCCAACTCAGGGAACACGAGCGCCAGCTCAGTGCCCCACTATAACCACGCGTTCGCATGTGGTAGTTTCCGTGCCCATGCTAGACCGGGAACTGCCGCCATACGAAAGCCACATGCTCGACCGAGTTGGCCGCCGGTGGCGGACGGTGTTGGGCCGCGCACTCGATGGCGTACCCCTGCGCCGCGAGGACGCGACTGAGCTACTGGAAACTCAGGATCCTCCGTTGATCGCCACTCTGCTGGCGTTGGCGGGCGAGGTGCGTTGCCGAACCAAAGGAAGAACGATCACGTACTCGCCCAAGGTGTTCCTGCCGGTTACGAACCTCTGCCTCGATCGCTGCGCTTACTGCACGTTTCGCGCAGATCCGGACGACCCCCATGCCTGGACCATGTTGCCAGAAGAGATTCGCTCCACTTGCCGGAGCGGCCGCCAACTGGGCTGCACGGAGGCATTGCTGTGTTTGGGCGACAAACCCGAGCGAGCCTTCAAAGCATACCGTACAACGCTCGCGGTGCTCGGATGCGCATCCACGGTGGACTACCTGGAGCGATGCAGTCGCATTGCCTTGGAGGAGGGGCTGATACCTCACACCAACGCCGGCTTGCTGGCCCGAGAGGAGATGTCGCGGTTACGCCCTACGAACCCAAGCCTCGGCTTGATGCTGGAAAACATCTCGCCACGATTGCGCGAACGAGGCCGAGCACATGCCCAAGCTCCCGATAAGGACCCCCACAAGCGCCTCCAGATGATCCGCCAGGCTGGCGAGCTCCAGATCCCATTTACGACGGGGATTTTAATCGGGATTGGTGAAAAGCCTCACGAAATCGTAGACAGTTTGCTCGCGATTCGAGAGGTCCACGAGGAGTTCGGCCACATCCAGGAAATCATCGTCCAAAACTTCCGCGCCAAACCTTCTACCCGTATGGCTGCCGCAGAAGAGCCGAGCAGCCTGGACACCGCAAAAACCTTAGCGGTCGCTCGCCTGTTGGCCCCGCACATGAATTTGCAAGCGCCACCGAACCTCAGCCCCTTCGATCACAGACTGTTGTTGCGGGCTGGTCTCAACGATTGGGGGGGAATTTCTCCGCTGACGCCGGATTTCGTGAATCCCGAAGCTCCTTGGCCTCACGTGGCCGCCCTCGCGAGGCTTTGTGAGGAAGAGGGTTTCTCCCTGGTGGCACGGCTTCCAGTGTACCCTGAGTACGTGGCCAAGCCGGGTTTTATTGACGAGCCACTCCGCCAACGACTGCAAACGCTCACGACCGAGAAAGGAGTCGAGCAATGCTGACTGCAGACTTGCGCGCATTCATTTCCGACCCTCCGCCGCTAGAAGAAGCCTTGGGCCGCGCCAAGCCGGAATTCGCGCGCATCCTCGAACGAGCCTTGGCAGGACATGAACTCAGTGCCCGCGAAGGGCTCGAGTTGCTGGCAGCCGAGGGGCCAGATCTTCGAGCGCTCCTGCGTGCGGCGGACACTGCGCGACAACTCGACGTTGGGGACCGGGTGACCTATGTGGTCAACCGTAACATCAACTTCACCAACGTCTGCTTTGTCGGCTGCCAGTTTTGCGCGTTCGCCCGCCATCGCAAAGACGCCGATGCGCGCACGGATTCTGTGGCCACCATCCTCGAAAAGGTGGCCGAGGCGGTAGACCGAGGGGCAACAGAAATTTGTATGCAAGGCGGAATCAACCCGGAGATGCCGCCGCTTTTTTACAGGGACATTTTACTGGAGATCAAACGGGCCTTCCCTCAAATCCACATCCACGCCTTTTCCCCGATGGAAATCTTTTATGGGGCCCGCCGTGCCGGTATGCCGTACCGGGAATACCTTACCATGCTGCGTGACGCTGGCCTCGGAACCATTCCGGGAACAGCGGCGGAAATCCTGGATGATCAAGTCCGCGACGTGCTGAGTTACAAAAAGGTGGATGTGCAGAGCTGGATCGAGATCGTGACCACCGCCCACGAAGTGGGGCTGCGGAGCTCGTCCACCATGATGTATGGCCATATCGAAAAGCCACACCACATTGTGCGCCACATCGACATCCTCCGCTCCATTCAGCGCCAAACGGGAGGCTTTACGGAATTCGTTCCGTTGCGATTCATTCACACGTACACGGCTCTGTATCAAAAGGGCCTGGTGAACCCACCGCCGAAAGGCATTTTGGACCTCAAGGTGTACGCCTTCTCTCGGCTGATGTTGCGGCCCCTCATCGTCAACGTGCAAACCTCGTGGGTCAAGCTCGGCGTGGAACTCGCACAGTGGAGCCTGGCCGCGGGATGCAACGATTTCGGTGGCACACTCATGGAAGAGCAAATTTCCAAGTCCGCTGGCGCAGACGCTGGAGAATACCTTCCAGTTGAAACCATCCGCAGCTTGATTCTAGGCATGGGCCGGATTCCCGAGGAACGGACCACGACCTATGGAAGAGTCTCGCGCGGCGAGGGTATCACGCAGAACTCTGGTTCTGGCTGGCGGAGTGGGAGCAGCACGTTTCCTGCGGGGACTTCACTCGTGCATTGATCCGGCCACGGTCACTGTGGTCGTGAACACGGCAGACGACGAGGAGTTTTACGGGCTTCACGTCTCTCCGGACATTGATACGGTGCTGTATACGTTGGCCGGTCTTGCCCCGTTGCGTCGAGGCTGGGGAATTGCGGGGGACACGTTTCACTGTCTCGCTGGGCTGGAGCGTTTTTACGGGAGAGCGTGGTTTCGCCTCGGGGATCGCGATCTCGCAACCCATCTCTACCGAACGCAGCGATTGCGCCAAGGTGCGAGCCTGACAACGATCACTGCCGAGCTCGCTCGCACTTTCGGAGTCGCGGAGCGTATCCTTCCAATGACCGATCAACGGGTTAGGACCTTCGTTCGTACCCGCCAGCACGGGTGGTTGCCGTTCCAGCGATACCTCGTCCAGCACGCAATGAGTGCGGACGTGCAAGCGATACAATTCCGAGGCATTCACAAAGCGGTTGCCACGGACGCTGTCCTCACCGCAATTCGGCGCGCGACGGCGATTATCCTTCCCCCGAGTAACCCGCTGGTCAGTCTGGGTCCGATCTTGCGACTCCCCGAAGTGCGCAAGTTGCTCAGGGCGAAAAGGGATCGAGTCGTAGCTGTGAGTCCCATGATCGGCGAAAGCCCTGTGAAGGGCCCTCTCGATCGGATGCTCTATGGCCTCGGGCACGAGGTTTCCCCTTTCGGAGTAGCACGCCTGTACCGCGACATCGCCGCGGTGTTCGTTCTGGACCGACAAGATGCTCGCCACGCCGCTCGCATCCAGGACCTGGGAATGCAACCGATCGTGACAGATATTTTGGCGACGCGTCCCGAAAAGGCGCGCTCGCTGGCGGAACGAACATTGGAAGCGCTCGAACGATGAATATCGTACTCACGCCCCTCCCCACCTTGCCGCGCGTGCAACCGGGAGATCCCCTGCCTTCGCTTCTGATCGAAGCGCTCCACCAACAGAATCTCGCCCTGCTCGACGGGGATATCCTAGTGATCTGCCAGAAAGTCGTGTCGAAAAGCGAGGGGCGCGTCGTACGGCTCGACGACGTGAACCCAACTCCTGCCGCCCGAGCTTTGGCCTGGCAAAGCGGCGGTAAGGACCCCCGCGTCGTGGAACTGGTTCTTCGAGAAACACGCCGCGTTGTCCGCGCTCAGCGAGGAGTTCTCATCGTGGAGACCGGTCCTGGCTGGATCTGCGCCAATGCCGGCGTGGACGAGTCGAACAGCCCTGGGCCGAACGTGGCTGTCTTGCTACCGATCGATCCGGATCGCTCTGCGAGGGAAATTTTGGGCGCGCTGCAAAAACAATTTGGAGCTCGGCTCGGCATCATCATTAGCGACACCTGGGGCCGCCCCTGGCGCAATGGGCTCGTGGACTTCGCCATCGGCGTGGCGGGTATCGAACCGCTACTGGATTGGCGCGGTAAAACCGACCTCAATGGCCGCGAGCTCCACCATACGGTGTTCGCTCAGGCGGATGCCTTGGCTGCGGCCGCCGGCTTGCTGATGCGCAAAGATGCAGGCGTCGCTGCCGTCCACATTCGTGGCTACGAATGGGAGTTTTCGCCCCGAGG
This window harbors:
- the atoC gene encoding acetoacetate metabolism regulatory protein AtoC, translating into MLKRRVLVVDDEPSVRQSLTLILKDQYEVLTASTGQAAFDVLAHTPVDVVLLDILLPGMDGLEVLEKLKQRVPSPQVIMLTATKTVKTAVTAMKLGAFDYVTKPFDVEELLLLVERAVQSAALVEEVEHLRSEVGQRYSFENIIARSSKMQEILRTVARVAPLKTTVLITGESGTGKELIAKALHYHSPRAHRPLVTLNCAAIPENLLESELFGHERGAFTDAHARKLGQFEFADQGTIFLDEIGEMHPSIQAKILRVLEQGEFLRVGGNQPIRVDVRVIAATNRDLEEGMREGRFRLDLYYRLNVVSLQIPPLRERREDIVPLIRHFLTLKSRELGIPEKSFSSEALDLLLAYSWPGNVRELENVVERAMVLSTQKVMQPADLPEYIANPRQAQFHPVQQSVLRGETRLSEAVDQFEQELIRRALEQAQYNQTRAAEILGTTRRILKYKMDKLGIRPEGPQA
- a CDS encoding hybrid sensor histidine kinase/response regulator: MHETEQPVERPTLLVVDDEVGPAEALRMVFHPHYRVLIARRGEEALDLLRHEAVDVVTLDLRMPHMTGVEVLRAIKSEFPDVEVIIITAYASLDTALQGLRWGAFDYIIKPFDVPHIAELVDRAVKRRRTRLHGRRTPERFLGNVSHELRTPLSAIIGYSSILAEELTGKIDAEQLTALQRIQVNAIELLDLIEGILILNAIDAGEIPVVVSEFDVVDVLRRVVEQFHLAGQDRGIDFAFETPAASLLIQSDAQKIERIVRALLDHVLKYSTDGGITVRLEGEPHSYGIRISVFDAGTAIDPEELQAAIQGFLADDFAGRRRDRGLGIGLRVAAQFTRMLGGRIHVEPQSPGGTKVTVEIPIWRLAPRVRVH
- a CDS encoding LPPG--FO 2-phospho-L-lactate transferase; its protein translation is MVVNTADDEEFYGLHVSPDIDTVLYTLAGLAPLRRGWGIAGDTFHCLAGLERFYGRAWFRLGDRDLATHLYRTQRLRQGASLTTITAELARTFGVAERILPMTDQRVRTFVRTRQHGWLPFQRYLVQHAMSADVQAIQFRGIHKAVATDAVLTAIRRATAIILPPSNPLVSLGPILRLPEVRKLLRAKRDRVVAVSPMIGESPVKGPLDRMLYGLGHEVSPFGVARLYRDIAAVFVLDRQDARHAARIQDLGMQPIVTDILATRPEKARSLAERTLEALER
- a CDS encoding F420-0--gamma-glutamyl ligase; this translates as MNIVLTPLPTLPRVQPGDPLPSLLIEALHQQNLALLDGDILVICQKVVSKSEGRVVRLDDVNPTPAARALAWQSGGKDPRVVELVLRETRRVVRAQRGVLIVETGPGWICANAGVDESNSPGPNVAVLLPIDPDRSAREILGALQKQFGARLGIIISDTWGRPWRNGLVDFAIGVAGIEPLLDWRGKTDLNGRELHHTVFAQADALAAAAGLLMRKDAGVAAVHIRGYEWEFSPRGSGRDLIRPAREDLFR